The following proteins come from a genomic window of Oncorhynchus masou masou isolate Uvic2021 chromosome 25, UVic_Omas_1.1, whole genome shotgun sequence:
- the tpcn1 gene encoding two pore channel protein 1 isoform X2: MEDTDDDVPLILTWDDANSGLLSEETERGDENGGGGYDIVNNQVIPTPGPPPNYRSHNASLQQSWEMNYQEAAIYLQEGENNDKFFTHPRNPKALAAYLFAHNHLFYMMELLTGVLLMVLSLCEAPAVPSLRLDVYVHATLELLALVMVAFELCMKLRWLGFHTFIRHKRTMVKTCVLLLQFVEAIVVLIRQTSHLRVTRALRPIFLVDCRYCGAVRRNLRQIFQSLPPFIDILLLLLFFMVIFAILGFCLFSPNTSDPYFNTLENSIVSLFVLVTTANFPDVMMPAYSRNRWSCVFFIVYLSIELYFIMNLLLAVVFDTFNGVEKMKFKSLLLHKRSAIDHAFQLLVSRQRPMGVSLKQFDGLMRFYRPRMSSRDRFLTYKALNTAGAPMLSLDDFYKFYEVIGLKWKARRSGEHWFDDLPHTTFLIFKGINLLVKSKAFQYTMYVVVAVNGVWILVETYMLNSGFSWSRMVPWSYIVFLTIYGVEVLLKITGLGPLAYFSSGWNLFDFSVTVFAFLGLITLAFDMEPFYFIVVLRPLQLLRLFKIKQRYRNVLDTMFELFPRMASLGLTLIIFYYSFAIVGMEFFADVVYPNCCNTSTVADSYRQINVTIGNRTVLDEGYYYLNNFNNILSSFVTLFELTVVNNWYITMEGVTSMTTHWSRLYFMTFYIVTMVVMTIIVAFILDAFVFRMNYSRKNKEPLLDPEDENGIVFEAEVSRDEALATLELYKKTCPGLSSLNSLQGVLLAMDRSGSSSLVYLGRRSRTKSDLSMKMYEEEIQEWYAEYSRENLPQSDRSLVERELDIPPPCPERES; this comes from the exons ATGGAGGATACCGACGATGACGTGCCCCTCATCCTGACCTGGGATGATGCGAACAGCGGTCTGTtgagtgaggagacagagaggggagacgagA atggaggaggggggtatGACATCGTGAATAACCAGGTGATACCAACACCGGGGCCACCACCAAACTACAGATCACACAATGCCTCACTTCAACAAAGCTGGGAGATGAACTACCAGGAAGCAGCAATCTATCTACAG GAAGGAGAGAACAATGATAAGTTCTTTACACACCCTCGGAACCCCAAGGCGCTGGCAGCGTACCTATTTGCTCACAACCACCTGTTCTACATGATGGAGCTGCTAACAGGAGTCCTACTGATGGTCCTGTCACTCTGTGAGGCTCCTGCTGTACCATCACTACGCCTGGATGTTTAC GTCCATGCCACTCTGGAGTTACTGGCTCTGGTTATGGTGGCGTTTGAACTGTGTATGAAGCTGCGCTGGCTCGGCTTCCACACATTCATCAGACACAAGAGGACCATGGTGAAG acttgtgtgctgctgctccagtttgtGGAGGCCATAGTGGTTCTGATCCGGCAGACATCGCACCTGCGTGTGACCAGAGCTCTCAGACCCATATTCCTGGTGGATTGCAGATACTGTGGTGCCGTGCGAAG AAACCTGCGTCAAATTTTCCAGTCCCTTCCCCCTTTTATAGacatcctgctgctgctgctcttctTTATGGTCATCTTTGCCATCctgg gcttcTGTCTGTTCTCCCCTAATACTTCTGATCCA TACTTCAACACTCTGGAAAACAGCATCGTGAGTCTTTTTGTGCTCGTGACCACAGCAAA CTTCCCAGATGTGATGATGCCAGCGTACTCTCGCAACCGCTGGTCCTGTGTCTTCTTCATTGTCTACCTCTCCATAGAACTTTACTTCATCATGAActtg CTCCTGGCGGTGGTGTTTGATACGTTTAACGGTGTTGAGAAGATGAAGTTTAAATCTCTGCTGCTTCACAAACGCTCTGCTATCGACCATGCCTTCCAACTTCTGGTCAGcagacag AGGCCAATGGGTGTGTCTCTGAAGCAGTTCGATGGTCTGATGCGTTTCTACAGACCTCGTATGTCATCCAGAGACCGCTTCCTCACATACAAGGCCCTCAACACTGCAGGAGCACCCAtgctcag CCTGGATGACTTTTATAAGTTCTATGAAGTCATCGGTCTCAAATGGAAG GCACGGCGGAGCGGGGAACACTGGTTTGATGATCTTCCACACACTACTTTTCTTATCTTCAAAG GCATCAACCTGCTGGTCAAGTCTAAAGCCTTCCAGTATACCATGT atgTGGTGGTGGCCGTTAACGGAGTGTGGATCTTAGTAGAGACCTACATGTTGAATA GTGGATTCTCCTGGTCCAGAATGGTTCCCTGGAGCTACATCGTCTTCCTAACGA TCTATGGGGTGGAGGTGTTGTTAAAGATAACAGGCTTGGGGCCGTTGGCCTACTTCAGCTCTGGCTGGAACCT GTTTGACTTCTCTGTGACTGTGTTTGCCTTTCTGGGCTTGATTACTCTGGCCTTCGACATGGAGCCCTTCTACTTCATTGTGGTGCTCAGACCGCTGCAGCTACTCAG GTTGTTTAAGATAAAGCAGAGGTATCGCAATGTGTTGGACACCATGTTTGAACTCTTCCCAAGGATGGCAAG tctGGGGCTGACACTGATTATCTTCTACTACTCCTTTGCCATCGTGGGGATGGAGTTCTTCGCTGATGTAGTTTACCCTAACTGCTGcaa TACCAGTACAGTAGCAGATTCCTACAGGCAGATCAATGTAACCATAGGCAACAGGACGGTGCTGGACGAGGGCTACTACTATCTCAACAACTTCAACAATATCCTCAGCAGCTTTG TGACTCTGTTTGAGCTGACTGTGGTAAACAACTGGTACATCACCATG GAAGGAGTGACATCCATGACCACTCACTGGAGCCGCCTCTACTTCATGACCTTCTACATCGTCACCATG gTGGTGATGACCATCATCGTTGCCTTCATCCTGGATGCGTTTGTGTTCCGTATGAACTACAGCCGGAAGAACAAAGAACCACTGTTAGATCCTGAGG ATGAGAACGGTATAGTGTTTGAGGCAGAGGTGAGTCGTGACGAGGCGTTGGCCACTCTGGAGCTGTATAAGAAGACGTGTCCAGGGCTCTCCTCACTTAACTCTCTACAGGGAGTACTGCTGGCCATGGACCGCAGTGGG agctcGTCTCTGGTGTATCTGGGTCGGAGGTCGCGGACCAAGAGTGACCTCAGCATGAAGATGTACGAGGAGGAGATTCAG gagtggtaTGCTGAGTACTCCAGAGAGAATTTACCCCAGTCAGACAgaagcctagtggagagagagctgGACATCCCTCCTCCCTGCCCTGAACGAGAATCCTAA
- the tpcn1 gene encoding two pore channel protein 1 isoform X1 → MECSSVLVETAGIHDNSVELTLEQSPALISSFCNELDCMDGGGGYDIVNNQVIPTPGPPPNYRSHNASLQQSWEMNYQEAAIYLQEGENNDKFFTHPRNPKALAAYLFAHNHLFYMMELLTGVLLMVLSLCEAPAVPSLRLDVYVHATLELLALVMVAFELCMKLRWLGFHTFIRHKRTMVKTCVLLLQFVEAIVVLIRQTSHLRVTRALRPIFLVDCRYCGAVRRNLRQIFQSLPPFIDILLLLLFFMVIFAILGFCLFSPNTSDPYFNTLENSIVSLFVLVTTANFPDVMMPAYSRNRWSCVFFIVYLSIELYFIMNLLLAVVFDTFNGVEKMKFKSLLLHKRSAIDHAFQLLVSRQRPMGVSLKQFDGLMRFYRPRMSSRDRFLTYKALNTAGAPMLSLDDFYKFYEVIGLKWKARRSGEHWFDDLPHTTFLIFKGINLLVKSKAFQYTMYVVVAVNGVWILVETYMLNSGFSWSRMVPWSYIVFLTIYGVEVLLKITGLGPLAYFSSGWNLFDFSVTVFAFLGLITLAFDMEPFYFIVVLRPLQLLRLFKIKQRYRNVLDTMFELFPRMASLGLTLIIFYYSFAIVGMEFFADVVYPNCCNTSTVADSYRQINVTIGNRTVLDEGYYYLNNFNNILSSFVTLFELTVVNNWYITMEGVTSMTTHWSRLYFMTFYIVTMVVMTIIVAFILDAFVFRMNYSRKNKEPLLDPEDENGIVFEAEVSRDEALATLELYKKTCPGLSSLNSLQGVLLAMDRSGSSSLVYLGRRSRTKSDLSMKMYEEEIQEWYAEYSRENLPQSDRSLVERELDIPPPCPERES, encoded by the exons ATGGAGTGTTCGTCCGTGCTGGTGGAGACTGCTGGTATCCATGACAACAGTGTAGAGTTGACCCTGGAGCAGAGTCCAGCCCTCATCTCCTCATTCTGCAACGAGCTAGACTgcatgg atggaggaggggggtatGACATCGTGAATAACCAGGTGATACCAACACCGGGGCCACCACCAAACTACAGATCACACAATGCCTCACTTCAACAAAGCTGGGAGATGAACTACCAGGAAGCAGCAATCTATCTACAG GAAGGAGAGAACAATGATAAGTTCTTTACACACCCTCGGAACCCCAAGGCGCTGGCAGCGTACCTATTTGCTCACAACCACCTGTTCTACATGATGGAGCTGCTAACAGGAGTCCTACTGATGGTCCTGTCACTCTGTGAGGCTCCTGCTGTACCATCACTACGCCTGGATGTTTAC GTCCATGCCACTCTGGAGTTACTGGCTCTGGTTATGGTGGCGTTTGAACTGTGTATGAAGCTGCGCTGGCTCGGCTTCCACACATTCATCAGACACAAGAGGACCATGGTGAAG acttgtgtgctgctgctccagtttgtGGAGGCCATAGTGGTTCTGATCCGGCAGACATCGCACCTGCGTGTGACCAGAGCTCTCAGACCCATATTCCTGGTGGATTGCAGATACTGTGGTGCCGTGCGAAG AAACCTGCGTCAAATTTTCCAGTCCCTTCCCCCTTTTATAGacatcctgctgctgctgctcttctTTATGGTCATCTTTGCCATCctgg gcttcTGTCTGTTCTCCCCTAATACTTCTGATCCA TACTTCAACACTCTGGAAAACAGCATCGTGAGTCTTTTTGTGCTCGTGACCACAGCAAA CTTCCCAGATGTGATGATGCCAGCGTACTCTCGCAACCGCTGGTCCTGTGTCTTCTTCATTGTCTACCTCTCCATAGAACTTTACTTCATCATGAActtg CTCCTGGCGGTGGTGTTTGATACGTTTAACGGTGTTGAGAAGATGAAGTTTAAATCTCTGCTGCTTCACAAACGCTCTGCTATCGACCATGCCTTCCAACTTCTGGTCAGcagacag AGGCCAATGGGTGTGTCTCTGAAGCAGTTCGATGGTCTGATGCGTTTCTACAGACCTCGTATGTCATCCAGAGACCGCTTCCTCACATACAAGGCCCTCAACACTGCAGGAGCACCCAtgctcag CCTGGATGACTTTTATAAGTTCTATGAAGTCATCGGTCTCAAATGGAAG GCACGGCGGAGCGGGGAACACTGGTTTGATGATCTTCCACACACTACTTTTCTTATCTTCAAAG GCATCAACCTGCTGGTCAAGTCTAAAGCCTTCCAGTATACCATGT atgTGGTGGTGGCCGTTAACGGAGTGTGGATCTTAGTAGAGACCTACATGTTGAATA GTGGATTCTCCTGGTCCAGAATGGTTCCCTGGAGCTACATCGTCTTCCTAACGA TCTATGGGGTGGAGGTGTTGTTAAAGATAACAGGCTTGGGGCCGTTGGCCTACTTCAGCTCTGGCTGGAACCT GTTTGACTTCTCTGTGACTGTGTTTGCCTTTCTGGGCTTGATTACTCTGGCCTTCGACATGGAGCCCTTCTACTTCATTGTGGTGCTCAGACCGCTGCAGCTACTCAG GTTGTTTAAGATAAAGCAGAGGTATCGCAATGTGTTGGACACCATGTTTGAACTCTTCCCAAGGATGGCAAG tctGGGGCTGACACTGATTATCTTCTACTACTCCTTTGCCATCGTGGGGATGGAGTTCTTCGCTGATGTAGTTTACCCTAACTGCTGcaa TACCAGTACAGTAGCAGATTCCTACAGGCAGATCAATGTAACCATAGGCAACAGGACGGTGCTGGACGAGGGCTACTACTATCTCAACAACTTCAACAATATCCTCAGCAGCTTTG TGACTCTGTTTGAGCTGACTGTGGTAAACAACTGGTACATCACCATG GAAGGAGTGACATCCATGACCACTCACTGGAGCCGCCTCTACTTCATGACCTTCTACATCGTCACCATG gTGGTGATGACCATCATCGTTGCCTTCATCCTGGATGCGTTTGTGTTCCGTATGAACTACAGCCGGAAGAACAAAGAACCACTGTTAGATCCTGAGG ATGAGAACGGTATAGTGTTTGAGGCAGAGGTGAGTCGTGACGAGGCGTTGGCCACTCTGGAGCTGTATAAGAAGACGTGTCCAGGGCTCTCCTCACTTAACTCTCTACAGGGAGTACTGCTGGCCATGGACCGCAGTGGG agctcGTCTCTGGTGTATCTGGGTCGGAGGTCGCGGACCAAGAGTGACCTCAGCATGAAGATGTACGAGGAGGAGATTCAG gagtggtaTGCTGAGTACTCCAGAGAGAATTTACCCCAGTCAGACAgaagcctagtggagagagagctgGACATCCCTCCTCCCTGCCCTGAACGAGAATCCTAA